The genomic window CGAAACCGTGCGTTCCGCCTTTTCCGCCGAACAGGTCGAGGGGGCAGCGCTGATCTTCGCCGCAACCGGCAATGACGCGGACGACCGCGATATCGTCGATGCCGCTCGCGCTTGCAGAATTCCGGCCAATGCCGTCGACCAGCCCGATTACTGCGATTTCTTCACACCGGCGCTGGTCAACCGCGCCCCCGTCGCCGTTGCCATCGGCACCGAAGGGGCGGGGCCGGTTCTGGCGCAGATGATCCGTGCGCAGATCGACCAGCTTCTTTCGCCCTCGCTCGGCCGGCTTGCGGCGCTCGCGACGAGCTATCGCAAGGCCGTCGAACAACTCGTTCCGCGCGGCGTCTCCCGCCGGGTCTTCTGGCGCCGCTTTTTCTCCGGTCCCGTTGCCGATGCGGTCGCCAACGGCAACCTGCCGCAGGCCCGCCATGCCGCCGATCGGCTGTTAGGCGGGATGGATAAGGTCGCAGGCCACGTCTGGCTGGTCGGCGCCGGTCCGGGTGCCGAGGATCTGCTGACGTTGCGTGCCCAGCGCGTGATGATGGAGGCCGACGTCATCGTCTATGATGCGCTTGTGCCGCAGGCGATCGTCGATATGGGCCGCCGTGACGCTGAGCGGCTTTCTGTCGGCAAGCGCAAGGGCTGCCATTCGAAGTCTCAGGAAGAAATCAACGATCTGCTGGTCGATCTCGGCCGCCAGGGCAAGCGCGTCGTCCGGCTGAAGTCAGGCGATCCGCTGGTCTATGGCCGGGCAGGGGAAGAGATGGCGGCGCTGCGCGCTGCCGGCATCACCTATGAGGTCGTGCCCGGCATCACCTCGGCCTTCGCCGCCGCTGCCGATTTCGAGCTGCCGCTGACCCTGCGCGGTGTCGCCTCCTCGCTGGTTTTCACCACCGGCCACGATCTGACCGGCGACGTGCTGCCTGATTGGGCAAGCCTTGCCGTTTCCGGCGCAACGATCGCCGTCTACATGGGCCGCACGGTTGCCGCTTCGGTCGCCGAGCGGCTGATGCAGGCCGGTCTTCCCTCAGAGACGACCGTCGCCGTCATCGAGAATGCCAGCCGTGCCGACCGCCGCCTGCTGCATGGCACCCTGCAAGATCTGCCCGATCTGCAGCACCGCGACGAGTTGACCGGACCGGTCATGGTCATTATCGGCGATGCTGTCGCCGGCGCCAATTTCGAACTGTCCGAGCCGCTGGTGCGTGCGAACGCCCGGCTCGCGGAACATGCAAGGAGCTGAATATGGTAGACAAGGTTCTGACCGCCAACCGGCTGACGGACGGCATTGCCGTCTGGCTGGATGCGAACGGGAAGTGGTCCACCTCGCTGCAGGAGGCGCTCGTTGCCCGCCATGCCGAAGCCGTTGCGGCGCTGGAAGCGATCGGCAAGAAATCCTATGCCGACAACGAGGTCGTTGACGTCGCTGTTGTCGAAGTTCAGGAAACCAACGGCGTTCTTTGGCCGCTTCGCCTTCGTGAGCGCATCCGCGCACAGGGTCCGACCATGGAATACGCCCCGGGCTACGCTCCTGCCGATCCCGAATTCATTGCAGTCTGAGGAAGACGATGTACCGTTACGACGAATTTGATCATGCCTTTGTCACCGAGCGCGTCGAGCAGTTCCGCGACCAGGTCCAGCGCCGCCTTTCCGGCGAGCTGGCCGAGGATGCATTCAAGCCGCTGCGCCTGATGAACGGCGTCTACCTGCAGCTCCACGCCTACATGCTGCGCATCGCCATTCCCTATGGCACGCTGAGCGCACGCCAGCTGCGCATGCTCGCCCATATCGCCCGCACCTATGACCGCGGCTACGGCCACTTCACCACGCGCCAGAACCTGCAGTTCAACTGGCCGAAATTGTCGGACATTCCCGATGCGCTTGCCGATCTTGCGAGCGTCGAGATGCACGCGCTGCAGACCTCGGGCAACTGCATCAGGAACGTCAC from Rhizobium sp. Pop5 includes these protein-coding regions:
- the cysG gene encoding siroheme synthase CysG, producing the protein MPPKTEQLSVFPAFFRVEGQKTAVFGNGDEAFAKVRLLLNTRARIVAYADRPEADYHAFLIANHIETVRSAFSAEQVEGAALIFAATGNDADDRDIVDAARACRIPANAVDQPDYCDFFTPALVNRAPVAVAIGTEGAGPVLAQMIRAQIDQLLSPSLGRLAALATSYRKAVEQLVPRGVSRRVFWRRFFSGPVADAVANGNLPQARHAADRLLGGMDKVAGHVWLVGAGPGAEDLLTLRAQRVMMEADVIVYDALVPQAIVDMGRRDAERLSVGKRKGCHSKSQEEINDLLVDLGRQGKRVVRLKSGDPLVYGRAGEEMAALRAAGITYEVVPGITSAFAAAADFELPLTLRGVASSLVFTTGHDLTGDVLPDWASLAVSGATIAVYMGRTVAASVAERLMQAGLPSETTVAVIENASRADRRLLHGTLQDLPDLQHRDELTGPVMVIIGDAVAGANFELSEPLVRANARLAEHARS
- a CDS encoding DUF2849 domain-containing protein; the protein is MVDKVLTANRLTDGIAVWLDANGKWSTSLQEALVARHAEAVAALEAIGKKSYADNEVVDVAVVEVQETNGVLWPLRLRERIRAQGPTMEYAPGYAPADPEFIAV